The following coding sequences lie in one Micropterus dolomieu isolate WLL.071019.BEF.003 ecotype Adirondacks linkage group LG15, ASM2129224v1, whole genome shotgun sequence genomic window:
- the LOC123984238 gene encoding uncharacterized protein LOC123984238, which translates to MIRDLVFHCMVVANSSRREFQQRVVGHCRHILQLWSDIKMILKSSEDRGDAEQTLEKTCPLLVQQIQMLDKALMTAVLYQVLDTFLTASSAAEELSSVMRPILVAHSSTKMDLNFIQPLVEDFISSTDKIIQVANFISAVAVDAKSMENVENSRACLTRLRSRIAPLSLELADHSVQTVQKLHEVCQKWGEENSQLQDALCDVMDVREFTSIAINEMVNDRHGCDAAYREQSYKLFSEHATSLICQMKLVIQSVRRHLDRSDNPIYRNGLLVLLKQVQSSQTKVGESVRDMLLGSSLNVEVYTAFSDNVSMAIQHFKVLRKGLDGQQHPHLLSPLREGARQPEITQSCLPVKDTCELNLVHLRAGSDAPGLEVMERDSQTEHEEEHSDEETIEAELVHKYDRDDLKIPPVSGKPKLIQKPLQFDLLPLLYEVVTVTKVKDVTALNQACTGVLELSNCYAQAAKEASAIVDAVDRQTLESFRAELVSLTPLLVQTAQETAMSSAMSTDNIYKHSTQFSDLINNTRKVLLPVAGTWYHAVFSELQGNLPTMATSVTQQLNEVMALCADVVQLLTSSDLTSQSDGQETFSVLHNKLNKAQNNTRYLVEFSTSMEGQVDQLEGLCILWGVSIQIVLNSLDRILGSSTAMNQLGPQKQLSVLSENSLRIQEAARLTSLSCKSAYKSKELTAYQDEVKTLTETYLKATEELDIMPSVMQLAKSEFFQRRLLIKIKVLSGKLSKANKDYDTALQNIVSIAYFAAEHFRENNTEDAEQKFENAAQRLFENVKLANKRVEDCLNYIRDPRVRSNLRSINDHLSFQISDIISRARLMVETHYICDTLSLEVQLQCWSAKAHYMVEEIRKQDWIHQEAKEHMAAGLQGRTPEDIKEVLATIPYKVKEVEFPSDMTMTSWQKGNTEYADAAEPNMNMAAVVKYGPGNMERDDGVRSGAYKEASSLTYTSLFLKQESDSWDPKDNRIVQVTGKMADTLCYMTQYLKKKGPIPNKDAFVTAAKDVISNCQSVTQFIRVIANHCLDKQCTVELSLIVEQILTITNQLNIISSVNAVTPGCKSSDEILVKNVQNLLQTVLRGVHAAETASITGLKQPEPDSDGAEATALCFQWRRKLEIHRAQQTSNPETDELGLRKTSPHPVAPSLAPPVNLQDCYK; encoded by the exons ATGATAAGAGATCTTGTGTTTCACTGTATGGTTGTGGCAAACTCTTCTCGTAGAGAGTTTCAGCAAAGAGTGGTAGGTCATTGTCGTCATATCCTGCAATTATGGTCAGacataaaaatgattttaaagtcCTCAGAAGATCGTGGTGATGCTGAGCAGACCCTTGAGAAAACCTGCCCTTTGTTGGTGCAACAAATACAAATGCTTGACAAAGCTTTGATGACTGCTGTTCTTTATCAAGTCTTGGACACATTTCTTACAGCATCTTCTGCAGCTGAGGAACTTTCAAGTGTGATGAGACCGATCCTGGTTGCACATTCTTCTACAAAGATGGATCTGAACTTTATTCAGCCACTAGTTGAGGATTTCATATCTTCCACTGATAAAATAATCCAAGTGGCAAATTTTATCTCAGCTGTGGCTGTTGATGCAAAGAGTATGGAGAATGTGGAGAACTCGCGCGCATGCCTTACAAGACTCAGATCTCGAATCGCACCTCTGTCACTGGAGCTGGCAGATCATTCAGTGCAAACTGTTCAAAAGCTTCATGAGGTGTGTCAAAAATGGGGGGAAGAGAATAGTCAGCTTCAAGATGCTCTCTGTGATGTAATGGATGTGAGAGAGTTCACCAGTATTGCTATTAATGAGATGGTCAATGACCGGCATGGGTGTGACGCAGCGTACAGAGAGCAAAGCTATAAACTGTTCAGTGAACATGCAACAAGCCTCATTTGTCAAATGAAGCTGGTGATTCAGTCAGTGAGGAGGCACTTGGACAGGAGTGATAACCCCATCTACAGGAATGGCCTCCTGGTCCTGCTGAAACAAGTTCAGTCATCCCAAACCAAAGTGGGCGAGTCAGTCAGAGACATGCTTTTAGGTTCCAGTCTAAATGTGGAGGTGTATACCGCTTTTTCAGATAATGTCTCCATGGCTATTCAGCATTTTAAAGTGCTCCGAAAGGGACTGGACGGCCAACAGCACCCACATCTCCTGAGCCCGCTGCGAGAGGGGGCACGTCAGCCTGAAATCACACAGTCATGCTTACCAGTCAAAGACACCTGTGAACTGAACCTTGTGCATTTGAGAGCAGGCTCTGATGCCCCCGGTTTGGAGGTTATGGAGAGGGATTCTCAAACTGAACATGAGGAGGAGCACTCAGATGAGGAAACCATAGAAGCAGAACTGGTTCATAAATATGACAGAGATGATTTAAAGATCCCACCTGTCTCCGGTAAACCCAAACTGATCCAAAAGCCTCTTCAGTTTGACCTTTTACCGCTCTTGTATGAAGTTGTGACTGTGACTAAAGTGAAAGATGTGACAGCACTCAACCAGGCCTGCACCGGTGTTCTTGAGCTGTCAAACTGTTACGCTCAGGCTGCAAAGGAAGCCTCGGCCATTGTTGACGCGGTTGATCGTCAGACGTTGGAAAGTTTTAGGGCAGAGCTGGTGTCGCTGACCCCGCTGCTCGTCCAGACGGCTCAGGAGACGGCAATGAGCTCAGCGATGAGCACAGACAACATctacaaacacagcacacagttTTCTGACCTTATTAACAACACCCGAAAAGTTTTACTGCCAGTAGCCGGAACCTGGTATCACGCTGTTTTCTCTGAGCTGCAAGGAAATCTGCCAACAATGGCAACCAGTGTTACACAGCAACTAAATGAAGTGATGGCTTTATGTGCTGACGTGGTCCAGCTCTTGACATCATCTGATCTAACCTCACAAAGTGACGGTCAAGAAACATTCAGTGTTTTACACAACAAGCTGAACAAAGCCCAGAACAACACAAGGTATCTGGTGGAGTTTTCCACCTCAATGGAAGGACAGGTAGATCAACTGGAGGGACTCTGTATCCTGTGGGGCGTGTCTATTCAGATTGTGCTAAATTCTCTTGATAGGATTTTGGGATCATCAACTGCAATGAACCAGCTGGGGCCCCAGAAACAGCTATCAGTGTTGTCTGAGAACTCGCTTCGAATCCAAGAGGCAGCAAGGCTAACCAGCCTAAGTTGTAAAAGTGCTTACAAATCAAAAGAGCTAACAGCATACCAGGATGAAGtaaaaacactgactgaaaCCTACCTTAAAGCTACCGAAGAGCTTGACATAATGCCAAGTGTGATGCAACTTGCTAAATCAGAATTCTTTCAGAGACGTCTTCTGATTAAAATTAAAGTGCTCTCTGGTAAATTAAGCAAAGCAAATAAGGATTATGACACTGCACTTCAAAATATTGTCAGCATTGCTTATTTTGCTGCTGAACACTTTCGGGAGAACAACACAGAAGATGCGGAGCAGAAATTTGAAAACGCAGCACAAAgactttttgaaaatgtaaaacttgCGAACAAACGAGTCGAGGACTGCTTAAACTACATCCGCGACCCACGTGTCCGTTCTAATCTGAGGTCTATCAACGACCACCTGTCCTTCCAGATCTCAGATATAATCAGCAGGGCAAGGCTCATGGTAGAGACTCACTACATTTGTGACACACTCAGCCTGGAGGTGCAGCTACAGTGCTGGTCAGCCAAAGCTCACTATATGGTGGAGGAGATCAGGAAGCAAGATTGGATCCACCAAGAGGCTAAAGAGCACATGGCGGCTGGTCTACAGGGCAGAACACCTGAGGATATCAAGGAAGTGTTGGCCACAATCCCATATAAAGTCAAAGAAGTGGAATTTCCCTCTGACATGACAATGACATCCTGGCAGAAAGGCAACACAGAGTATGCAGATGCAGCAGAACCAAATATGAACATGGCAGCTGTGGTCAAATATGGACCTGGGAATATGGAAAGAGAT gatggtgtcaggtctggAGCATACAAAGAAGCTTCGTCGCTGACCTACACCTCTCTTTTTCTAAAGCAAGAGAGTGACAGCTGGGATCCCAAGGACAACAGAATTGTCCAGGTGACCGGGAAGATGGCTGACACACTATGTTACATGACACAGTACTTGAAGAAGAAAGGACCAATACCG aataaagACGCATTTGTCACTGCTGCCAAAGATGTGATCTCAAACTGCCAGTCAGTAACTCAGTTTATCAGAGTTATTGCCAACCACTGCCTGGATAAACAGTGTACGGTTGAACTCTCCCTCATAGTTGAGCAGATTCTCACCATTACCAACCAGCTCAACATCATCTCCAG TGTCAATGCTGTAACACCTGGGTGCAAATCATCTGATGAGATCCTGGTGAAGAATGTACAAAATCTACTCCAGACGGTGCTGCGTGGGGTCCACGCTGCAGAGACAGCCAGCATCACA GGTCTGAAGCAGCCTGAGCCAGATTCAGATGGTGCAGAGGCTACAGCCTTGTGTTTCCAGTGGAGGAGAAAGCTGGAGATCCATCGAGCCCAGCAGACCTCTAACCCAGAGACTGATGAGCTGGGTTTGAGGAAGACCTCACCCCACCCTGTAGCACCCAGTCTTGCCCCGCCAGTTAATTTGCAAGACTGCTACAAGTGA